In Streptomyces chartreusis, the following proteins share a genomic window:
- a CDS encoding RNA-guided endonuclease InsQ/TnpB family protein, translated as MQLRYAFRLYPDSGQRRALAKAFGCARVVFNDAVRAREDARAAGEAFPTAGQLSRALITEAKRTAERSWLGEVSAVVLQQSLRDVEKAYRNFFASLKGTRKGPKVGAPRLKSRKDNRQSIRFTANARWHLTGSGRLNLPKIGEVKVKWSRTLPATPTSVTVVKDAAGRYFASFVIDTDPAADATRMPDTDRSIGIDLGLTHFAVLSTGEKIDSPRFLRRAEKKLKKAQRELSRKQKGSRNLAKARLKVARAHAKVTDARREFHHQLSTRLISENQGIAVEDLSVAGLARTKLAKSVHDAGWSSFIGMLKYKAARYGRTLVSIGRFTPTSQTCSTCGAVDGPKPLNVREWTCAACGAVHDRDHNAAINVKTAAGLAVSACGAPVRPGVTPAQREETGSHGFPTGNRAA; from the coding sequence ATGCAGCTCCGGTACGCCTTCAGGTTGTACCCGGACTCCGGCCAGCGGAGGGCGTTGGCGAAGGCGTTCGGGTGCGCCCGTGTCGTGTTCAACGACGCGGTGCGTGCCCGTGAGGACGCGAGGGCGGCGGGCGAGGCGTTCCCGACGGCCGGTCAGCTGTCCAGGGCGCTGATCACCGAGGCGAAGCGGACGGCGGAACGGTCCTGGCTGGGCGAGGTCTCCGCGGTTGTCCTGCAGCAGTCCCTGCGGGACGTCGAGAAGGCGTACCGCAACTTCTTCGCTTCCCTCAAGGGCACCCGCAAGGGACCGAAGGTGGGAGCACCACGGTTGAAGTCCCGCAAGGACAACCGGCAGTCGATTCGGTTCACCGCCAACGCCCGCTGGCACCTCACCGGCAGCGGTCGGCTGAACCTGCCGAAGATCGGTGAGGTGAAGGTGAAGTGGTCTCGCACCCTGCCCGCCACGCCCACTTCGGTCACCGTCGTCAAGGACGCGGCCGGCAGGTATTTCGCCTCCTTCGTCATCGACACCGACCCCGCCGCAGACGCGACCCGGATGCCCGACACAGACCGCAGCATCGGCATTGACCTGGGCCTGACGCATTTCGCCGTCCTGTCCACCGGAGAGAAGATCGACTCCCCGCGGTTTCTGCGCCGGGCGGAGAAGAAGCTGAAGAAGGCCCAGCGGGAGCTGTCCCGCAAACAGAAGGGATCCAGGAACCTGGCCAAGGCCCGCCTCAAAGTTGCCCGCGCCCATGCCAAGGTCACCGACGCACGCCGTGAGTTCCACCACCAGCTCTCCACCAGGCTGATCTCCGAGAACCAAGGGATCGCGGTGGAGGACCTTTCGGTGGCGGGACTGGCGCGCACGAAGCTGGCCAAGTCCGTGCATGATGCGGGCTGGTCCTCGTTCATCGGCATGCTGAAATACAAGGCGGCACGGTACGGACGCACCCTGGTCTCGATCGGCCGGTTCACCCCGACCTCGCAGACCTGCTCCACCTGCGGCGCCGTGGACGGGCCCAAGCCCCTGAACGTGCGGGAGTGGACGTGTGCCGCCTGCGGCGCGGTCCACGACCGGGACCACAATGCCGCGATCAACGTGAAGACGGCCGCCGGACTGGCGGTATCGGCCTGTGGAGCGCCGGTAAGACCGGGAGTAACCCCGGCACAGCGCGAAGAAACAGGAAGCCACGGATTCCCGACCGGAAACCGTGCCGCGTAG